One window from the genome of Montipora foliosa isolate CH-2021 chromosome 5, ASM3666993v2, whole genome shotgun sequence encodes:
- the LOC138002376 gene encoding uncharacterized protein, with amino-acid sequence MAYTQLFVDYLYARDPYTLKYFDECGVKLPSNNTRKYGHAPIGERAIEVTRYAENPNTIVNLLCSLAGVTYMNTVDGAANTLDFLQFFEEAYNSLNPVTLKPYLEVGDTIVMDNCPMHHHQGGRILQEFLDDLNIELVYMPAYSPHFNPAEYVFGKMKCLLKNQLWELTTTHLKESLYTAANFNIYWNYSEYRSILS; translated from the coding sequence ATGGCTTATACTCAACTGTTTGTCGACTACTTATATGCCAGGGATCCCTACACGTTGAAATATTTTGATGAATGTGGTGTGAAACTTCCCTCAAACAATACTCGAAAGTATGGTCATGCACCGATTGGAGAAAGGGCAATCGAAGTAACAAGATACGCGGAAAACCCCAATACTATAGTTAATCTTCTCTGTTCTCTTGCTGGAGTAACTTACATGAACACAGTTGATGGAGCGGCAAATACATTAGACTTTCTCCAGTTTTTTGAAGAGGCATATAACTCACTGAACCCTGTAACTTTAAAACCATACCTTGAGGTCGGAGACACGATTGTAATGGATAATTGTCCCATGCATCACCACCAAGGTGGACGGATTTTGCAAGAATTTCTTGACGACCTCAATATTGAGTTAGTTTACATGCCTGCATACTCCCCACATTTTAATCCTGCTGAatatgtttttggaaaaatGAAATGTTTACTGAAAAATCAGCTGTGGGAACTAACAACTACTCACTTAAAAGAATCCTTGTACACAGCAGCAAATTTTAATATATACTGGAATTATTCGGAGTATAGGAGTATTCTATCTTGA
- the LOC138002377 gene encoding uncharacterized protein: MKKGVLQNVNMLTVSKSGCSYIPRKPLSSDLRHLIIDKIVEGGGDPLTMIFPGRFVDIANELNVSLATVSKISKNYSKTGSLSPLKHRGGNPSHLSNGDLELIEVLKRQKPSITHAEVMDCFYDCGKIPFGTTSVTAVCNAV, from the coding sequence ATGAAAAAAGGCGTGTTACAGAATGTAAACATGTTGACCGTAAGCAAGAGCGGTTGCTCTTATATCCCAAGAAAACCTTTATCCTCTGACCTAAGACATCTCATCATCGATAAAATCGTTGAAGGAGGAGGTGACCCACTAACAATGATATTTCCTGGTCGATTTGTGGATATTGCGAATGAGCTGAACGTTTCATTGGCTACCGTTTCGAAAATTTCGAAAAACTACAGCAAGACTGGTTCTCTTAGCCCATTGAAGCACAGAGGAGGAAATCCTAGTCATTTATCTAATGGAGATCTTGAACTCATTGAAGTTCTGAAAAGACAGAAACCATCTATTACTCATGCAGAAGTAATGGACTGTTTTTATGATTGTGGCAAAATACCCTTTGGAACAACTTCAGTAACAGCGGTGTGCAATGCTGTCTGA